The following is a genomic window from Solanum stenotomum isolate F172 chromosome 4, ASM1918654v1, whole genome shotgun sequence.
GCATTACTATGTTTATAATCCCTCCACAAGCCAATTATTGGTTCTTCCAAAAACTCAAATCTGCATGGAGGACGACGAATATAATCCACCACCTATTGGATTTATTTGTAAGGTAGATAACCCTGATAATAAAGATATTATCTCCTTCACTATAGTTCGGTATGCAATACCTGACTATCAATCTAATTTACAATTTGCTGTAACCATCGAAAGTTTCTCTTCTGAAACTAATGCTTGGACTGCAAATAAGATTATTCTTGATGTACCTCTAGGACTGTTTCGTTCTACGCAATCACCATCAGCTAGTGTCATCGATGGAGTATTCTGTTGGCTTGATGATTCACTACAGATAACTGTTTATGATAGTATCTACAAGTCTTTCTGGGCTTTGAAATTGCCTGAAGATATGGAGAGAGGAAAATCAGGTGGTTGTTATCTTGGATCATCAGCTGGTGGATTGTATTTTgcattgaatattatatttgaGGCAACCATCATTGTGTGGTACCTTGTGAGCAATATTCGTAGTCGAGATGCAGTATGGGTTAAGAAGTATGTTGGAAATGTAGGCAGCACTGTTCTACAATGCCGGAAGGATTTTGGACTTGAGGGCTATCATAGAATTGTGTTGAAAACCATGGTCATTCATCCTACTGTTCCACACATATTTTATTTAGGTTTTCTTCGTAAGGTTATTTCTTATGACTTTGAGATGGATGTTGCACAACTTGTCTATAATTTTTCAGGCATAAGTCCAACAGAGAGCTACAAATGTTTTCCTTATGAATGGTATCAATGGCCGCGTCGTCTTCTGTAGACTCTATTTGTTCTTGTTTGAATAATATGTATTCTATATATACTTTGAACTTAGATACAAATAATGGAATTCCTTCTTTCTATTCTAGCTAATAGCTAATTATTTTGAAGTCTCTGCCATTTCATTATCTGGTTTTCAATTTGCTCAAAGTTTGGGCCAATATACTCTTAACATATATCTCCTTCACTATTAATCTTATCCCTCAGATAGTTAGAATTAGTGAAACTCTTGACCTTGTACCTCATATTGCTAAACatccctcacttccaaccctaAGATTGTGAGTTTGAGTCACCGAGGGAACAAAaaggtgggagctcctagggaggggtaaaaaaatacatattccGAACCTGcataatcatttttttgtgtgtgtttgcTTTGGTGCAAATGACAACTAGGTCATCTGAATACTTTGTAAAGATTTGATAACTCcggaaaaaaattatatagaatTCAAAACTTTGGAGGGGTCCCCAAAACAGAGTCTTTCCCTTTTTATTATCAAAGCCTTTAATTGTTGGATAAACCTAAGAGAATCATGTAAAGTCATAAAGAAATGAAAGGCAATTGTAGAAACCAGAATTTGTGAACTTTTGAGTAATATAATGAAACTTTACAACAACATAAGCAGTGTAGTGTAGTCATATGATGGAACTTTGAGAAAGAGTAATAAATTGTAAACTAGGAGCATTACCAGAGTGTTGGTGAACCAATTCGGATTTGTGTCTGTACTTTTCCTAAGGAGATTGATGGAAGTTTATTGCTAGAGGAAGAAGGATCTGCACATGGTGTATGTTAATTGTTGTCGATATTGTGCTAATTGATGGCCGTACTTGTGGATGAGCTAACCAACACAATGGTAGATGAAGTTCCTGGTTGTATGTTAATTGTTGTCGATATTGTGCTAATTGATGGACGTACTTGTGGATGAGCTAACCAACACAATGGTAGATGAAGTTCTTGGTTGTATGTTAATTGTTGTCGATATTGTGCTAATTGATGAAACAAGTGAGGGCGTCAATCAAAAGGTTAAACTATGGAGAAGAACTTTAGAGAGTTTATGGTTTTAGGATAAGTAGAATTAAGAGTGAATATATGCATTACAAGTTTAGTCAACATAAGAGTGACAATTAGATAAGATTGCAGAGTGAAAATGCAAACAATTCAGCTATAGTTCATCACATTCACAAGATGAATGCCATAGAGATGAGAATGCCAAGATGGATGTGTGATCGATCATACAAGATTAGAAATCATTGCATTTGCAAGAAGGTTCAAGTAACAGATTGGGAATAAATTGAGGGATGGTCGCTTTAGATGGTTTGATTTATGTCATGCATCAAGCTCTAAATGAACCTATTCGTTTGTACGTAAGAGAAGGTGTTGAAAGATATGAGGTAGACTTAAAATTGCATGGAAAAAAGATGTCTCGAAGAACTACAATCTGGGGATCCATACAGACTTAGTAAAGCTAGGGCATATATGATGGAAGAAAAAAATGCATATTAGTAGAGAATATTTGTAGACATTAGTACTTTTAACTATAGCTCTTATGCTTTATAGGAATGGTTTAAATGGAGTGACGTGGTCAGTGAGCATTCATATAGTCAATCCTAACTTGTTTGATTTGCGGCATTGTTAGTAGAAAATAGAATTAGATAGATCATATATGTGCTTACACACACGAAATGAAACAAATAAATGGCTCTTTCACGTAGTGAGAAATACTTTCTTCCATATAAATAGTTTCATTAGTTTAACTCTCTTCTGAAACTAATGTGTGGACTGCAAATAAGATAATTCTTGATGTACCTCTAAGACTTACATTCTACCTATATGAAATCACCATCAGCTAGTGTCATCGATGGAGTATTCTGTTCGCTTGATGATTCACTACAGATCACTGTTTATGATAGTATCCACAAGTGTTTCTGGGCTTTGAAATTGCCTGAGATATGGAGACCGGGAAAGGTTGTTGTCATCTTGGATCAAGTGGTGCATTGTATTTTGCATTGAATATTAGATTTGTGCCAAGCATCACTGTGTGGTACCTTGCGAGCAATATTCATAGTTGAGATGTAGTATGGGTTAAGAAGTATGCTGGAAATGTAGCCAACACTGTTCTACAATGCCCGGAGGATTTTGGACTTGAGGGCTATAATTGGTTTGAGATGACGAGCATCGCGATTCATCCTACTGTTCCACCCATGTTTTATTTGAGTTTTCTTGGTAAGATTATTTCTTATAACTTTGAGATGGATGTTGCACAACTTGTCTATAATTTCACAGGATGTAGGCCAACACAATGCTTCAAATTTTTTCCTTATGAATGGCATTAATGGCCACGTCGTCTTCTCTAGACTCTTTACTTATTTGAAcaatatttattctatataCTTTGAACTTAGATACAAATAATGTATTTCCTTCTGTCTATTTTAGCTAATAGCTTGATTTGATCCTTGATTCTAGTCCCTTTTTTTCAAGTAGAAAGCAGAATAGTGGACCGTacgaaaatttgaaaaaatcatgTTGAATGACCCTTACATGCTAAAGAAATAGTGGAGATCATGCTGAGGTTACATGTACTGCTCCCCTATTATAATTACATTGGATCTTGTAagggttttgaaaaaaatgtgtCCGAAAGACATATCTCCCAGATATTTCTAGACTAACACACACGATCGAAACTGAGAAAATCATCTAATAACTGTAAACCCATTCAAACTTTTATGGGTTGAAACTCAAAAGTATCCTCGAATGATGATTTCTAGTATTGTATGTGTTTGTCTTGTCCTGATGAGACTAGGCGAGAACTTAGTATAACGAAAGAAATATGCACACTTGGAAGAAACAAAATACCCTACTAAGtagaatatcaaaaaaatatgtatttgttaTTACTATTAATTCAAATCTTCTTAATAGTTTGTTGCAAATCTCTTACTAATTATTATGCacactttttaaatttcattattgatgtaattataattaaaaatcgTAAACAATTAAATTTATAGTTACTTTTGATTTCTTAATTTATCCAATTCATTTCAATTTGAATTAACTATGTTTTAATATTGGCTTTATAAGATTGTCTTCAATTCTTTGAGATGTTTTATTAAACATTTCAAGCTCAAACTAATTAGATTATCaaataattaagtttttttaaaaaatattgtcttaaccTTGAATGTCttataatcaaaagaaaattttgatagtTCATGTAACAATTGATTATgttaaaaaagtttttaaaactaGAATCAATAAAAGAGATCtaaacatttattttgttatatattgtacaataatttatatatgtttattctTGTCTTACAAAATATTACAAGAGATGTGATActgttaattaaaaaagaaaaataaattattaaattataatcaattaCAATATCTTTAAAgaattaataaggataaaatat
Proteins encoded in this region:
- the LOC125863173 gene encoding uncharacterized protein LOC125863173 — its product is MNRMRKKCVKEEICEDVMIKILDFLPSKSLAKFKCVSKCWEKYITDCRCRRWIQKPYLVGFFCQHFEVPRVPMRTNFFSSSQSVIDGTFDESLDNLFHSNARLVAASNGFLLCYVKKVHYYVYNPSTSQLLVLPKTQICMEDDEYNPPPIGFICKVDNPDNKDIISFTIVRYAIPDYQSNLQFAVTIESFSSETNAWTANKIILDVPLGLFRSTQSPSASVIDGVFCWLDDSLQITVYDSIYKSFWALKLPEDMERGKSGGCYLGSSAGGLYFALNIIFEATIIVWYLVSNIRSRDAVWVKKYVGNVGSTVLQCRKDFGLEGYHRIVLKTMVIHPTVPHIFYLGFLRKVISYDFEMDVAQLVYNFSGISPTESYKCFPYEWYQWPRRLL